In the genome of Triticum urartu cultivar G1812 chromosome 5, Tu2.1, whole genome shotgun sequence, one region contains:
- the LOC125508589 gene encoding cyclin-A2-1-like isoform X2 — MASRKDIPVLIACQGPSGRVTRAQVANSSRRCGVAHPALVPVRTEQKPTAKGKTKRGALDENTCVSAVASAPHPKRRAVLKDVTNISCANSYRNCTAVTKLQLRPTQKVGRNPSKNKQRSKKVPKPPLPAVSGTSFVNDCHNVEEAQKEELSPPKEEPTALLENKGSLLQNTEWNRESGFHEAFFHGRTTRDKFETANSNTGDYAGLNIIDIDKDNGNPQMCISYAAEIYTNLMAAELIRRPKSNYMETLQRDITKGMRGILIDWLVEVAEEYKLVPDTLYLTVYLIDQFLSWKYIERQKLQLLGITSMLIASKYEEICAPRVEEFCFITDNTYTKDQVLKMECQVLNGLGYNLSVPTIKTFLRRFLRAAQASHKAPSVTLGYLANYLAELTLTDYNFLRFLPSVVAASVVFLARWTLDQSDLPWNCTLEHYTSYKSSDIQICVCALWELQGNTNRCPLNAIREKYQHKKFECVANMLSPELAQSLFSRQANDTNPLLINDS; from the exons ATGGCTTCAAGAAAGGATATTCCCGTCCTTATTGCTTGCCAAGGTCCCAGTGGCCGCGTCACACGAGCTCAAGTTGCTAATAGTAGTAGAAGATGTGGAGTGGCTCACCCCGCACTGGTACCTGTGAGAACTGAACAAAAACCGACAGCGAAAGGGAAGACAAAACGGGGAGCTTTGGATGAGAATACTTGTGTAAGTGCTGTAGCTTCAGCTCCACACCCTAAAAGGAGAGCAGTGCTCAAGGACGTGACAAACATAAGCTGTGCAAACTCATACAGAAATTGCACTGCTGTGACTAAGCTACAG TTGAGGCCCACCCAAAAGGTAGGACGAAATCCAAGCAAAAACAAGCAGCGCTCAAAGAAGGTCCCTAAGCCACCTCTTCCTGCTGTTAGTGGAACTTCATTTGTGAATGATTGTCACAACGTTGAAGAAGCTCAGAAGGAAGAGCTTTCACCACCAAAGGAGGAGCCCACTGCTTTGCTTGAAAACAAAGGGTCGTTGTTGCAGAATACTGAATGGAACAGGGAGAGTGGTTTTCATGAGGCATTCTTTCACGGAAGGACCACAAGAGATAAATTTGAAACTGCTAACTCAAACACTG GGGACTATGCTGGTTTAAACATTATAGATATTGACAAAGATAATGGCAATCCGCAAATGTGTATTTCCTATGCTGCAGAGATATACACAAACCTAATGGCTGCAGAG CTTATAAGAAGGCCTAAATCAAATTACATGGAGACTTTGCAAAGGGATATTACAAAAGGCATGCGAGGAATCCTCATTGATTGGCTTGTTGAG GTTGCTGAAGAGTATAAACTTGTTCCAGACACGCTGTACCTAACTGTATACCTTATCGATCAATTTCTTTCTTGGAAATATATTGAAAGACAGAAATTGCAACTTCTTGGAATAACTAGCATGTTGATTGCCTC AAAATATGAAGAGATCTGTGCACCACGTGTTGAAGAATTTTGTTTCATAACTGATAATACATATACAAAAGACCAG GTGCTGAAAATGGAGTGCCAAGTGCTTAATGGTCTGGGATATAATCTTTCTGTTCCCACAATCAAAACATTTCTCAG GAGATTTCTTAGAGCAGCGCAGGCTTCTCACAAA GCTCCTTCTGTAACTCTGGGTTATCTGGCCAATTATCTCGCGGAGTTGACTTTGACCGATTACAATTTCCTGAGGTTTCTCCCTTCAGTGGTGGCAGCCTCGGTAGTCTTTCTTGCCAGATGGACACTTGACCAATCAGATCTCCCATGG AACTGTACTCTGGAGCATTACACCTCATACAAAAGTTCTGATATTCAAATATGTGTATGCGCTCTATGGGAACTTCAGGGCAACACCAACCGATGCCCCCTTAATGCCATACGTGAAAAGTATCAGCACAAAAAG TTTGAATGTGTAGCCAACATGTTGTCGCCGGAGCTGGCTCAGTCGCTCTTTAGTAGACAAGCTAACGACACCAATCCCCTGCTGATCAATGACTCTTAG
- the LOC125508589 gene encoding cyclin-A2-1-like isoform X1: MASRKDIPVLIACQGPSGRVTRAQVANSSRRCGVAHPALVPVRTEQKPTAKGKTKRGALDENTCVSAVASAPHPKRRAVLKDVTNISCANSYRNCTAVTKLQLRPTQKVGRNPSKNKQRSKKVPKPPLPAVSGTSFVNDCHNVEEAQKEELSPPKEEPTALLENKGSLLQNTEWNRESGFHEAFFHGRTTRDKFETANSNTGDYAGLNIIDIDKDNGNPQMCISYAAEIYTNLMAAELIRRPKSNYMETLQRDITKGMRGILIDWLVEVAEEYKLVPDTLYLTVYLIDQFLSWKYIERQKLQLLGITSMLIASKYEEICAPRVEEFCFITDNTYTKDQVLKMECQVLNGLGYNLSVPTIKTFLRRFLRAAQASHKAPSVTLGYLANYLAELTLTDYNFLRFLPSVVAASVVFLARWTLDQSDLPWNCTLEHYTSYKSSDIQICVCALWELQGNTNRCPLNAIREKYQHKKFYFSLQFECVANMLSPELAQSLFSRQANDTNPLLINDS, translated from the exons ATGGCTTCAAGAAAGGATATTCCCGTCCTTATTGCTTGCCAAGGTCCCAGTGGCCGCGTCACACGAGCTCAAGTTGCTAATAGTAGTAGAAGATGTGGAGTGGCTCACCCCGCACTGGTACCTGTGAGAACTGAACAAAAACCGACAGCGAAAGGGAAGACAAAACGGGGAGCTTTGGATGAGAATACTTGTGTAAGTGCTGTAGCTTCAGCTCCACACCCTAAAAGGAGAGCAGTGCTCAAGGACGTGACAAACATAAGCTGTGCAAACTCATACAGAAATTGCACTGCTGTGACTAAGCTACAG TTGAGGCCCACCCAAAAGGTAGGACGAAATCCAAGCAAAAACAAGCAGCGCTCAAAGAAGGTCCCTAAGCCACCTCTTCCTGCTGTTAGTGGAACTTCATTTGTGAATGATTGTCACAACGTTGAAGAAGCTCAGAAGGAAGAGCTTTCACCACCAAAGGAGGAGCCCACTGCTTTGCTTGAAAACAAAGGGTCGTTGTTGCAGAATACTGAATGGAACAGGGAGAGTGGTTTTCATGAGGCATTCTTTCACGGAAGGACCACAAGAGATAAATTTGAAACTGCTAACTCAAACACTG GGGACTATGCTGGTTTAAACATTATAGATATTGACAAAGATAATGGCAATCCGCAAATGTGTATTTCCTATGCTGCAGAGATATACACAAACCTAATGGCTGCAGAG CTTATAAGAAGGCCTAAATCAAATTACATGGAGACTTTGCAAAGGGATATTACAAAAGGCATGCGAGGAATCCTCATTGATTGGCTTGTTGAG GTTGCTGAAGAGTATAAACTTGTTCCAGACACGCTGTACCTAACTGTATACCTTATCGATCAATTTCTTTCTTGGAAATATATTGAAAGACAGAAATTGCAACTTCTTGGAATAACTAGCATGTTGATTGCCTC AAAATATGAAGAGATCTGTGCACCACGTGTTGAAGAATTTTGTTTCATAACTGATAATACATATACAAAAGACCAG GTGCTGAAAATGGAGTGCCAAGTGCTTAATGGTCTGGGATATAATCTTTCTGTTCCCACAATCAAAACATTTCTCAG GAGATTTCTTAGAGCAGCGCAGGCTTCTCACAAA GCTCCTTCTGTAACTCTGGGTTATCTGGCCAATTATCTCGCGGAGTTGACTTTGACCGATTACAATTTCCTGAGGTTTCTCCCTTCAGTGGTGGCAGCCTCGGTAGTCTTTCTTGCCAGATGGACACTTGACCAATCAGATCTCCCATGG AACTGTACTCTGGAGCATTACACCTCATACAAAAGTTCTGATATTCAAATATGTGTATGCGCTCTATGGGAACTTCAGGGCAACACCAACCGATGCCCCCTTAATGCCATACGTGAAAAGTATCAGCACAAAAAG ttttatttctcgttgcagTTTGAATGTGTAGCCAACATGTTGTCGCCGGAGCTGGCTCAGTCGCTCTTTAGTAGACAAGCTAACGACACCAATCCCCTGCTGATCAATGACTCTTAG